One genomic region from Chloroherpetonaceae bacterium encodes:
- a CDS encoding CPXCG motif-containing cysteine-rich protein has protein sequence MKGLIETGWHCSVCGEWNETTVDPEGGFLQEYIEDCFVCCHPNKLVVTIQEVEGELDAFILSEYEE, from the coding sequence ATGAAAGGATTGATTGAAACCGGTTGGCACTGCTCTGTTTGTGGAGAATGGAATGAAACTACCGTTGATCCTGAGGGTGGCTTTCTTCAGGAATACATCGAAGATTGCTTTGTTTGTTGCCACCCGAATAAACTTGTGGTAACGATTCAAGAGGTAGAAGGGGAATTGGATGCTTTTATCCTCTCAGAGTACGAGGAATAA
- the xerD gene encoding site-specific tyrosine recombinase XerD: protein MTLDQATSQPKRELQGEIKLALRSFLNYLTLERNLSENTKVSYKNDLLRLLFAMQEKHSSLSEVKPESLQFYIGELYDLGLEPSSVSRNISAIRSFFKFLVSDKLIPKNPSEELSLPKQGNYLPTVLSIEEVNRLLQIPLTLSTEENQLAPYSTNTSVKMALRDKAVLELLYATGMRATEAVTLKQQDCFFDAGFIRVFGKGSKERLVPVGNSAIKSVKVYQSDIRAKISHLDSLDFLFLNARGKPLSRMTLFNIVRDHAKRAGINKEISPHTLRHTFATHLLEGGADLRAVQEMLGHSSIKATQIYTHIDRTFLKEVHASFHPRG, encoded by the coding sequence GTGACTTTAGATCAAGCGACTTCTCAACCCAAGCGTGAGCTTCAAGGTGAAATAAAACTTGCTTTGCGGAGCTTCTTAAATTATTTGACCTTAGAGCGAAATCTCTCTGAGAACACAAAGGTATCTTACAAAAATGACTTACTTCGGCTACTTTTCGCGATGCAAGAAAAGCATTCATCGCTTTCTGAAGTAAAACCCGAATCACTTCAGTTTTACATTGGAGAACTTTATGACCTTGGGCTAGAACCTTCTTCCGTTTCGCGAAATATCTCAGCTATCCGAAGTTTTTTTAAGTTTTTAGTTTCAGACAAGTTGATTCCCAAAAACCCATCAGAAGAACTCAGTTTACCAAAACAAGGAAATTATTTACCAACAGTTTTAAGTATTGAAGAAGTCAATCGCCTTCTTCAGATTCCTCTTACTCTTTCAACCGAAGAAAATCAATTGGCTCCTTACTCAACGAATACAAGTGTTAAAATGGCACTTCGAGACAAAGCGGTTTTAGAACTGCTTTATGCCACCGGGATGCGCGCAACAGAAGCTGTTACACTGAAACAACAAGACTGCTTTTTTGATGCCGGGTTTATTCGTGTGTTTGGGAAGGGTTCAAAAGAGCGACTTGTACCGGTTGGAAATTCTGCAATAAAATCAGTTAAGGTTTATCAGTCAGACATTCGCGCGAAAATCTCTCATCTTGACTCGCTTGATTTTCTATTCTTAAATGCGAGAGGGAAACCGCTTTCTCGAATGACACTCTTCAATATTGTTCGGGATCATGCCAAACGTGCCGGAATCAATAAAGAAATTTCACCTCATACTTTACGTCATACTTTTGCAACCCATTTATTGGAAGGCGGCGCTGACTTGCGTGCCGTTCAAGAAATGCTTGGTCATTCAAGCATAAAAGCAACTCAAATTTATACCCATATCGATCGAACGTTTCTCAAGGAAGTTCATGCCTCTTTTCACCCAAGAGGATAG
- a CDS encoding LptE family protein, whose product MKKSFYFSLLIISFVFNGCYSFSGNAIPPHIQSIFIPVFNDDSRSGIPRLRESLTTRLTDKIQNQSSLIIASSKTTANAVLEATVSGYVDAPSALGGTNERATQNRITITVTASFRDEVEKKWLFQKKTFTAFKDYPVGNAAQQRTAIDDSAEQLAEIILNQMLSGW is encoded by the coding sequence ATGAAAAAATCGTTTTACTTCAGTTTACTCATCATTTCCTTTGTATTTAATGGTTGTTACAGTTTTTCAGGAAATGCCATCCCACCTCATATTCAATCGATTTTTATCCCGGTCTTTAACGATGACTCACGGAGCGGGATTCCACGGCTTCGCGAATCGCTCACCACACGCCTTACGGATAAAATTCAAAACCAAAGTTCGCTGATCATTGCGTCTTCCAAAACAACGGCCAATGCTGTTCTTGAAGCAACGGTTAGCGGATATGTTGATGCACCAAGTGCGCTTGGCGGCACAAATGAACGAGCAACCCAAAACCGTATCACCATTACAGTAACTGCCTCATTTCGCGATGAGGTGGAAAAAAAATGGCTTTTCCAAAAAAAAACGTTTACTGCGTTTAAAGATTATCCCGTTGGTAATGCAGCTCAGCAAAGAACGGCAATCGATGACTCGGCAGAACAGTTGGCTGAAATCATCTTAAACCAAATGCTTTCCGGTTGGTGA
- a CDS encoding helix-turn-helix domain-containing protein — translation MIEIIRKNFRPFQPAIISTSSHVQYKEFAPSFKLQPFIYCYWDLKTNERLIENYNYRVIADGCIDIFFEHTEPEKIYVMGFSTAFSEFPLGLSFHYTGIRFLPTAFPQLFQINASEISNQVFSLSDLNKAIVKSLEQIHSCGQDFVEKREEMNRLFEKLLSNTQLAFDPRLYRAIDLILKKRGHVHTESDLNTGLSPRQLRRLFEFYLGDSQKSFSRVVRFQSAVASVFSNKMQVVPDYISLGYFDQTHFIKDFKHAFGLSPGKAVRLSK, via the coding sequence ATGATTGAGATCATACGCAAAAATTTTCGCCCATTCCAGCCCGCAATCATTTCAACTTCATCTCACGTCCAATACAAAGAGTTTGCTCCAAGTTTCAAGCTTCAACCCTTTATCTATTGCTATTGGGATCTCAAAACAAATGAGCGATTGATCGAAAATTACAACTATCGGGTCATCGCGGATGGCTGCATCGATATATTTTTTGAACACACAGAACCTGAAAAAATCTATGTAATGGGGTTTTCAACAGCATTTTCAGAATTTCCGTTGGGTCTTAGTTTTCATTATACAGGAATTCGGTTCTTACCGACGGCGTTTCCGCAATTGTTTCAAATCAATGCCTCCGAAATTTCAAATCAGGTTTTTTCACTATCAGATCTTAATAAAGCAATTGTTAAATCGTTAGAACAGATTCATTCTTGTGGTCAAGATTTCGTTGAAAAGAGAGAAGAAATGAATCGTTTGTTTGAAAAACTCCTAAGCAATACCCAGTTGGCGTTTGACCCACGTTTGTACCGCGCGATCGACTTAATCTTAAAAAAAAGAGGACATGTTCATACAGAATCAGATTTAAATACAGGCTTAAGCCCTCGTCAACTCCGTCGTCTTTTTGAATTCTACCTCGGTGATTCACAAAAATCCTTCAGTCGGGTTGTGAGATTTCAATCTGCTGTTGCTTCTGTATTCAGCAACAAAATGCAGGTTGTGCCAGATTATATCTCACTCGGATATTTTGATCAAACCCACTTTATTAAAGATTTCAAACATGCGTTTGGGCTATCTCCCGGTAAAGCCGTTCGGCTTTCAAAATAG
- a CDS encoding SDR family oxidoreductase has product MKEKWRVEGKKIVITGASRGIGRAIVEELALNGAELMFTSRNQKNADRTAEEIKKKHTKNINSAKLHAAVCDVKDYTSVQALMAEAIHKMGGIDVWINNAGVSEPFNKIIDQSPQEWYEPIEVNLKGSFHSCKAVIPFFLKQGHGKIINMAGSGANNEKRNTACLSGYACSKAAIRRLTDTLAEEYQGRNIEFMLLNPGMVRTEILGTAHPTPELAKRLDRFLTVQDIFAQHPSVAAKAALKLCSDWSNGKNGHYETVFSKWKARQLLLTYPFRKWRGTIDRTIY; this is encoded by the coding sequence ATGAAAGAAAAATGGCGAGTTGAAGGAAAAAAAATAGTAATCACCGGTGCAAGCAGGGGCATAGGAAGAGCTATTGTTGAAGAATTGGCATTAAATGGGGCGGAGCTTATGTTCACTTCCCGAAATCAAAAAAATGCAGATAGAACGGCAGAAGAAATCAAAAAAAAACACACTAAGAATATAAATTCAGCCAAGTTGCATGCAGCTGTTTGCGATGTCAAAGATTATACATCGGTTCAAGCACTAATGGCAGAGGCGATTCATAAAATGGGTGGAATCGATGTGTGGATTAACAACGCAGGGGTTTCTGAACCATTTAATAAAATTATTGATCAATCACCCCAAGAATGGTACGAGCCAATTGAAGTCAATCTTAAGGGAAGTTTTCATTCTTGTAAAGCGGTTATTCCCTTCTTCTTAAAACAAGGCCACGGAAAAATTATCAATATGGCTGGCTCTGGCGCAAATAATGAAAAGAGAAACACCGCCTGCTTGAGCGGTTATGCCTGTTCAAAAGCTGCCATTCGGCGATTAACCGACACATTGGCAGAAGAGTATCAAGGAAGAAATATTGAGTTTATGCTTTTAAATCCCGGAATGGTTAGAACTGAAATTTTAGGGACAGCCCACCCAACACCCGAATTAGCAAAAAGACTTGATCGCTTTTTAACAGTGCAAGATATTTTTGCTCAGCACCCAAGTGTCGCCGCAAAAGCCGCGTTAAAACTTTGTAGCGACTGGAGCAATGGAAAAAACGGCCATTATGAAACCGTTTTTTCAAAGTGGAAGGCGCGTCAACTTCTTTTGACTTATCCTTTTCGAAAATGGCGAGGCACAATTGATCGGACCATCTATTGA
- a CDS encoding acyltransferase, producing the protein MRKRGLDFLRSIAILLVLIVHSSEVFRNYGFSLQGKWNLGNMGVMLFFVLSGYLIGGILINELEEKTNYITVLKFWLKRWFRTLPNYYLFLLINIFIIWKFKSSSYNELFDMWKFAFFIQNILSTFQKSIFPESWSLAVEEWMYLILPILVFIIIRVFRVSIKNSILIACCFIFLFSISFGLYFTFINPDYSKLHFSRGVIFHTFSNFYSIAIGVFAAYLNFYHSKVIEKYHLNLFRTGLAILFFYFPLFYLFSKYFILLQYSVVLSFFLMIFYFALSDLSWIGDGKVWFVIKWTSLLSYSIYLNQNIVIFFINRIKFYQNPFYILSISKIIIIWGFCYGLAFLTYKYVELPFIEFRKLIINKIK; encoded by the coding sequence ATGAGAAAAAGAGGGCTTGATTTTCTTCGGTCTATTGCAATTTTATTGGTTTTGATAGTACATAGTTCCGAAGTATTTAGAAATTATGGGTTTTCTCTTCAGGGAAAGTGGAACCTTGGGAATATGGGTGTTATGCTTTTCTTTGTTCTGAGCGGATACCTTATTGGAGGAATTCTTATTAATGAACTGGAAGAAAAGACGAATTACATTACAGTCTTAAAGTTTTGGTTGAAGCGTTGGTTTCGTACACTTCCAAACTATTATTTATTTTTATTAATTAATATATTTATAATTTGGAAATTTAAATCTTCATCGTACAACGAATTATTTGATATGTGGAAATTTGCATTTTTTATACAAAATATTTTATCTACATTTCAAAAAAGTATTTTCCCTGAATCTTGGAGTTTGGCAGTTGAGGAGTGGATGTATTTAATTCTTCCGATTTTAGTATTTATTATTATAAGAGTTTTTAGGGTAAGTATTAAAAATTCGATATTGATTGCATGTTGTTTTATTTTTCTATTTTCAATAAGTTTTGGGTTGTACTTTACATTTATAAACCCTGATTATTCTAAACTGCATTTTTCAAGAGGGGTTATTTTTCACACGTTTTCAAATTTTTATTCAATTGCTATAGGTGTTTTTGCAGCGTATTTAAATTTTTATCATAGCAAAGTAATAGAAAAATATCATTTGAATCTTTTTCGAACAGGGTTGGCGATTTTATTTTTTTACTTTCCACTATTTTATCTCTTTAGTAAATATTTTATACTTCTGCAATATTCAGTTGTCCTTTCATTTTTTTTGATGATATTTTATTTTGCATTATCAGATTTAAGTTGGATTGGAGATGGAAAAGTATGGTTTGTAATTAAATGGACATCTTTGCTTTCTTATTCAATTTACCTTAATCAAAATATTGTGATTTTCTTCATAAATAGAATTAAGTTTTATCAAAATCCATTTTATATTCTCTCTATTTCTAAAATAATTATTATTTGGGGTTTTTGTTATGGACTTGCCTTTTTAACTTATAAATATGTTGAACTTCCATTTATTGAATTTCGTAAATTGATAATCAACAAAATCAAATAA
- a CDS encoding iron ABC transporter permease has product MTLLRSKVFSAPSVVYHFLVFGVLFGYVIFPFLTVLFESFRTSDSPFTFSNYAHFFSLSGGFRALINSLLLSVLTVLFSGMIGTTISLLLTRYNFQFNEFLASFFILPIAMPPLVGALAFQLLLSDFGLYASMLAFLLGQPEGSISLEGFPAVLLIHIFAFTPHFLIFVKPALNKIDSSVLEASELCGASPSQTFQKVLLPLIRPSLLTASILVFTLSMASFTGPLLFSGKTPFLTVELFNQKTLGNYGQASAMTLILLLISVPLVGLYHLSEKYAQGSKTFRESQLKMAPVWAWGIVSTGLIFFFLPLLSLLFLAFGEGIMTSTSFFPESFSFHALINLFNTPSIWESFSNSFRLGLLASVPNLFFGLIAGYAISRKKIVLPTFVDSVISIPLSIPATALGIAVLAAFSSNGIFSNLITFNGFLLGTSLLPLAYFIRHLPFITRSVSSALDVFNYSLVEAGTTLGVGYLKVITKIMLPIIIGSVISGFMFTLISAIIEFPCSILLYTPDNIPVSVQIFSLMRDGSFQEAGALGVILLLFVFSLTWVSGKLFVSFDSKKSGTFQ; this is encoded by the coding sequence ATGACTTTACTTCGTAGCAAAGTATTTTCCGCACCAAGTGTGGTTTATCATTTTTTGGTGTTTGGAGTGCTTTTTGGCTATGTGATTTTTCCTTTCCTTACGGTTTTATTTGAAAGTTTTCGTACTTCCGATTCTCCTTTCACTTTTAGTAATTACGCACATTTTTTTTCACTTTCAGGTGGATTTCGTGCCCTTATCAATAGTTTGTTACTTTCTGTTCTCACTGTTTTATTCTCGGGAATGATTGGAACAACCATCAGTTTACTGCTTACTCGTTATAATTTTCAATTCAACGAATTTCTAGCCTCTTTTTTCATACTTCCAATCGCGATGCCTCCCTTGGTTGGCGCTTTGGCTTTTCAACTTCTCCTATCTGATTTTGGGCTCTACGCCTCGATGCTTGCATTTCTTTTGGGTCAGCCTGAAGGGAGTATCTCTTTAGAAGGATTTCCGGCTGTGCTTCTGATTCATATTTTTGCATTTACACCGCACTTTTTGATTTTTGTTAAACCGGCATTAAACAAGATTGATTCATCTGTTTTAGAGGCGTCTGAACTTTGTGGGGCTTCGCCAAGTCAAACCTTTCAAAAAGTTCTTTTGCCTCTCATTAGGCCTTCTCTGCTTACTGCCTCGATTCTTGTTTTTACTTTAAGTATGGCATCATTTACGGGCCCGCTTCTTTTTAGCGGAAAAACCCCTTTTCTTACGGTCGAATTGTTTAACCAAAAAACACTGGGAAATTATGGTCAGGCGAGCGCGATGACCCTGATTCTCCTCCTAATTTCCGTGCCACTCGTTGGGCTTTATCATCTTTCCGAAAAATATGCTCAGGGGTCAAAAACATTTCGAGAATCACAACTCAAGATGGCACCCGTGTGGGCTTGGGGAATAGTCAGTACCGGTTTGATTTTCTTTTTTTTGCCCCTTCTCTCTCTTCTATTTCTTGCTTTCGGTGAAGGAATCATGACTTCCACCTCATTTTTTCCCGAATCTTTTTCGTTTCATGCATTGATCAATCTCTTCAATACCCCTTCAATTTGGGAATCATTTTCAAATAGTTTTCGACTTGGGCTTTTGGCAAGTGTGCCAAATCTTTTTTTTGGTTTGATTGCCGGATATGCGATTTCCAGAAAAAAAATCGTTTTACCCACTTTTGTAGATAGTGTGATTTCAATCCCACTTTCGATTCCCGCCACGGCACTTGGAATTGCTGTTTTAGCGGCCTTTTCAAGCAATGGTATTTTTTCGAATCTCATCACATTTAATGGTTTTCTTCTCGGAACATCTCTTTTACCGCTTGCTTATTTTATTCGCCATTTGCCATTTATCACCCGAAGTGTATCATCCGCTTTGGATGTCTTTAATTATTCTTTGGTTGAAGCAGGAACAACTTTAGGTGTAGGTTACTTGAAGGTTATCACAAAAATTATGCTGCCCATTATCATTGGCTCGGTAATTTCAGGATTTATGTTTACGCTGATTAGCGCCATCATTGAATTCCCTTGCTCGATCCTTCTTTATACACCTGATAATATTCCTGTTTCAGTTCAAATCTTTTCGCTAATGCGAGACGGTAGTTTTCAGGAAGCCGGAGCTTTAGGGGTCATTTTGCTTTTATTTGTATTTTCCCTCACTTGGGTTTCAGGAAAATTGTTTGTCTCTTTCGATTCAAA